The following coding sequences are from one Oncorhynchus clarkii lewisi isolate Uvic-CL-2024 chromosome 20, UVic_Ocla_1.0, whole genome shotgun sequence window:
- the LOC139376658 gene encoding myocardin isoform X11 → MTLLGSEHSILIRSKFRSVLQLRLQQRRTREQLADQGIMPLNHGKFPKQEDSYAFEEDSSSDSLSPEQHHSDESQGSACPSSEAMGSTPSSSSSPALTSPKQGCQNRDPSDQSKEDGLSAANNGLSATPPIPVPAIVKSKTSDKNRHKKPKDVKPKVKKLKYHQYIPPDQKPEKSPPPMDSAYARLLQQQQLFLQLQILSQQKHAHTHSQHTHSQHTQAHAHQRQPSFSYQPLHQPVQAQKQSSEQLTVGSSSVTTNMINSSSSSPVKTTYSGQTSISPVKPGPLPPNLDDLKVSELRQQLRIRGMPVSGTKTALIERLRPFKDPTSSPSHSGSNDITTVTFPVTPTGSLSSYQSPSSSSALSQGGYYPYPSTSSTPPISPASSDLSRSGSLPDSFSDVPMSSPPQFGLQPSPAQLSSEEGLGGGGLSGAGLRGGEGGGMEGLEAEKDKMLVEKQKVIEELTWKLHQEQRQVEELKMQLHKRKRCHAATHEGVPAPSQPHHLHLQQSPSLMGQHFFGVTVKQEPMSLSSSCPLSSPKHLKSPPGSCMEGMGHCGASLTNMGGPGGQRCLDSVPSSGSPSGMSAFLSPQCSPQDSPIAKTSSSSQPSSPNNPYLLSPPLGRDGCSHSLNQTSTRPRNMQIQQKNGGQAVNCSYPSDQRGLQSVFPNSTDNGLIHRVNTKAKNPNMQQKQLTRSQQMDELLDVLIESGVSPGTTCLAVPKFNQRHYEHLPPSQLNYDHTANHIADSHLENLLGSPLGRGGEVALLKMAAEEAGEGEERGDGPEGYPSTNHHHHHHPHQHPHQDKLLPNRDLMETPTPLSAIHPINAKVSSVAEAQGMVGMTFSESPWETMEWLDLTPPSSATGFNSVPAAGPSIFNTEFLDVTDINLNTAMDLHLEHW, encoded by the exons tgaacCATGGGAAGTTTCCTAAGCAGGAGGATTCGTATGCGTTCGAGGAGGACAGCAGCAGTGACAGTCTGTCTCCAGAGCAACACCACAGTGACGAGTCCCAGGGGTCCGCATGCCCCTCCTCTGAGGCCATGGGcagcaccccctcctcctcctcatcaccagCCCTCACTAGCCCTAaacag GGGTGTCAGAACAGGGACCCGTCTGATCAGAGCAAGGAAGATGGCTTGTCTGCGGCTAACAATGGGCTGTCTGCCACCCCACCCATACCTGTCCCTGCCATAGTCAAG TCCAAGACATCGGACAAAAACCGCCACAAGAAGCCCAAAGACGTGAAGCCCAAGGTGAAGAAGCTGAAGTACCACCAGTACATCCCTCCGGACCAGAAGCCCGAGAAGTCTCCCCCTCCCATGGACTCAGCCTACGCCAGGCTACTGCAGCAACAACAGCTCTTCCTACAGCTGCAGATCCTCAGCCAgcagaaacacgcacacacacactcccagcatACACACTCCCAACACACACAGGCCCATGCACATCAACGGCAGCCTAGTTTCAGCTACCAGCCCCTGCACCAGCCAGTCCAAGCCCAAAA ACAATCCAGTGAGCAGCTGACGGTGGGTAGCTCCAGTGTTACTACTAACATGATCAACAGCAGCTCGTCGTCTCCAGTTAAGACCACATACTCTGGTCAAACCAGCATCTCACCAGTCAAACCTGGTCCTCTGCCACCTAACCTGGATGACCTGAAG GTGTCAGAGCTCAGGCAGCAGCTTCGTATCCGGGGCATGCCCGTCTCAGGCACCAAGACAGCCCTCATTGAGAGACTCCGCCCCTTTAAGGACCCCACCTCAAGCCCCTCGCATTCAGGCTCCAATGACATCACCACGGTCACCTTCCCTGTCACCCCCACGGGGTCCCTGTCCTCCTACcagtccccctcctcctccagcgCACTCTCCCAGGGGGGATATTACCCTTACCCCAGCACCTCCTCCACCCCACCCATCTCCCCCGCTTCCTCAGACCTCTCCCGTAGCGGCTCGCTCCCAGACAGCTTCAGCGACGTGCCCATGTCCTCTCCTCCACAGTTTGGCCTCCAGCCGTCCCCGGCCCAGCTCAGCTCTGAAGAAGGCCTGGGGGGAGGGGGTCTGAGTGGGGCAGGACTACGGGGAGGTgaaggtggagggatggagggtctGGAGGCAGAGAAGGATAAGATGTTGGTGGAGAAACAAAAAGTGATCGAGGAGCTGACGTGGAAGCTGCACCAGGAACAGAGACAG GTGGAGGAGCTCAAGATGCAGCTGCACAAGAGGAAGCGTTGCCATGCCGCCACACATGAGGGTGTCCCGGCTCCGTCCCAGCCCCACCACCTGCACCTGCAGCAATCCCCCTCGCTGATGGGGCAGCACTTCTTTGGAGTGACTGTCAAACAGGAGCCCAtgtccctctcctccagctgccccctctcctcccccaagcACCTGAAGAGTCCTCCAGGAAGCTGCATGGAGGGGATGGGCCACTGCGGTGCCTCTCTGACCAATATGGGGGGCCCTGGTGGGCAACGATGCCTGGACTCAGTCCCCTCCTCTGGAAGTCCCTCTGGCATGTCTGCCTTCCTCAGCCCCCAGTGCTCTCCTCAAGACTCGCCCATCGCCAAGACCTCCAGCAGCTCCCAGCCTTCCTCCCCCAACAACCCCTACCTGCTGTCACCGCCGCTGGGCAGAGACGGGTGTAGCCACTCCCTCAACCAGACCAGCACCAGGCCCCGCAACATGCAG ATTCAGCAGAAGAATGGAGGACAGGCTGTGAACTGCTCCTATCCCTCTGACCAGAgaggccttcagtcagtgttcccCAACTCGACCGACAACGGCCTGATCCACAGGGTCAACACTAAGGCTAAGAACCCAAACATGCAGCAGAAG CAACTGACTAGGAGTCAGCAGATGGATGAGCTTTTGGATGTGCTCATAGAGAGTGGAG TTTCCCCCGGAACCACCTGCCTCGCCGTCCCAAAGTTCAACCAAAGACACTACGAACACCTGCCCCCCTCCCAGCTCAACTATGACCACACAGCCAATCACATTGCAGACAGCCACCTGGAGAACCTGCTGGGAAGCCCCCTAGGCCGAGGGGGCGAGGTCGCCCTTCTCAAGATGGCTGCCGAGGAagcaggggagggggaggagaggggtgatgGACCTGAGGGCTACCCCAGcaccaatcaccaccaccaccaccaccctcaccAACACCCCCACCAGGACAAACTTCTCCCCAACAGGGACCTGATGGAAACGCCAACGCCTCTATCTGCCATCCACCCCATCAACGCCAAAGTGTCATCCGTGGCCGAGGCACAGGGGATGGTCGGCATGACGTTCAGCGAGTCGCCGTGGGAGACGATGGAATGGCTGGACCTGACGCCCCCAAGCTCGGCTACGGGGTTCAACTCCGTCCCGGCCGCCGGGCCAAGCATTTTCAACACAGAGTTCCTGGATGTCACAGACATCAACCTGAATACAGCCATGGACCTTCATCTAGAGCACTGGTGA
- the LOC139376658 gene encoding myocardin isoform X3, which yields MTLLGSEHSILIRSKFRSVLQLRLQQRRTREQLADQGIMPHPEGDISSVEAQLRLKRARLADNLNDKLALRPGPMELVHKNIIPVDSAAFRQAAATTVNHGKFPKQEDSYAFEEDSSSDSLSPEQHHSDESQGSACPSSEAMGSTPSSSSSPALTSPKQGCQNRDPSDQSKEDGLSAANNGLSATPPIPVPAIVKSKTSDKNRHKKPKDVKPKVKKLKYHQYIPPDQKPEKSPPPMDSAYARLLQQQQLFLQLQILSQQKHAHTHSQHTHSQHTQAHAHQRQPSFSYQPLHQPVQAQKQSSEQLTVGSSSVTTNMINSSSSSPVKTTYSGQTSISPVKPGPLPPNLDDLKVSELRQQLRIRGMPVSGTKTALIERLRPFKDPTSSPSHSGSNDITTVTFPVTPTGSLSSYQSPSSSSALSQGGYYPYPSTSSTPPISPASSDLSRSGSLPDSFSDVPMSSPPQFGLQPSPAQLSSEEGLGGGGLSGAGLRGGEGGGMEGLEAEKDKMLVEKQKVIEELTWKLHQEQRQVEELKMQLHKRKRCHAATHEGVPAPSQPHHLHLQQSPSLMGQHFFGVTVKQEPMSLSSSCPLSSPKHLKSPPGSCMEGMGHCGASLTNMGGPGGQRCLDSVPSSGSPSGMSAFLSPQCSPQDSPIAKTSSSSQPSSPNNPYLLSPPLGRDGCSHSLNQTSTRPRNMQIQQKNGGQAVNCSYPSDQRGLQSVFPNSTDNGLIHRVNTKAKNPNMQQKQLTRSQQMDELLDVLIESGEMPANAREERERSSVTKVVPHITVSPGTTCLAVPKFNQRHYEHLPPSQLNYDHTANHIADSHLENLLGSPLGRGGEVALLKMAAEEAGEGEERGDGPEGYPSTNHHHHHHPHQHPHQDKLLPNRDLMETPTPLSAIHPINAKVSSVAEAQGMVGMTFSESPWETMEWLDLTPPSSATGFNSVPAAGPSIFNTEFLDVTDINLNTAMDLHLEHW from the exons ACCCGGAGGGGGACATATCGTCTGTGGAGGCTCAGCTGAGGCTGAAGAGAGCTCGCCTGGCAGACAACCTCAATGACAAACTGGCCCTGAGACCTGGCCCCATGGAGCTGGTGCACAAGAATATAATTCCCGTAGACTCTGCTGCCTTCAGACAGGCAGCCGCCACGACAG tgaacCATGGGAAGTTTCCTAAGCAGGAGGATTCGTATGCGTTCGAGGAGGACAGCAGCAGTGACAGTCTGTCTCCAGAGCAACACCACAGTGACGAGTCCCAGGGGTCCGCATGCCCCTCCTCTGAGGCCATGGGcagcaccccctcctcctcctcatcaccagCCCTCACTAGCCCTAaacag GGGTGTCAGAACAGGGACCCGTCTGATCAGAGCAAGGAAGATGGCTTGTCTGCGGCTAACAATGGGCTGTCTGCCACCCCACCCATACCTGTCCCTGCCATAGTCAAG TCCAAGACATCGGACAAAAACCGCCACAAGAAGCCCAAAGACGTGAAGCCCAAGGTGAAGAAGCTGAAGTACCACCAGTACATCCCTCCGGACCAGAAGCCCGAGAAGTCTCCCCCTCCCATGGACTCAGCCTACGCCAGGCTACTGCAGCAACAACAGCTCTTCCTACAGCTGCAGATCCTCAGCCAgcagaaacacgcacacacacactcccagcatACACACTCCCAACACACACAGGCCCATGCACATCAACGGCAGCCTAGTTTCAGCTACCAGCCCCTGCACCAGCCAGTCCAAGCCCAAAA ACAATCCAGTGAGCAGCTGACGGTGGGTAGCTCCAGTGTTACTACTAACATGATCAACAGCAGCTCGTCGTCTCCAGTTAAGACCACATACTCTGGTCAAACCAGCATCTCACCAGTCAAACCTGGTCCTCTGCCACCTAACCTGGATGACCTGAAG GTGTCAGAGCTCAGGCAGCAGCTTCGTATCCGGGGCATGCCCGTCTCAGGCACCAAGACAGCCCTCATTGAGAGACTCCGCCCCTTTAAGGACCCCACCTCAAGCCCCTCGCATTCAGGCTCCAATGACATCACCACGGTCACCTTCCCTGTCACCCCCACGGGGTCCCTGTCCTCCTACcagtccccctcctcctccagcgCACTCTCCCAGGGGGGATATTACCCTTACCCCAGCACCTCCTCCACCCCACCCATCTCCCCCGCTTCCTCAGACCTCTCCCGTAGCGGCTCGCTCCCAGACAGCTTCAGCGACGTGCCCATGTCCTCTCCTCCACAGTTTGGCCTCCAGCCGTCCCCGGCCCAGCTCAGCTCTGAAGAAGGCCTGGGGGGAGGGGGTCTGAGTGGGGCAGGACTACGGGGAGGTgaaggtggagggatggagggtctGGAGGCAGAGAAGGATAAGATGTTGGTGGAGAAACAAAAAGTGATCGAGGAGCTGACGTGGAAGCTGCACCAGGAACAGAGACAG GTGGAGGAGCTCAAGATGCAGCTGCACAAGAGGAAGCGTTGCCATGCCGCCACACATGAGGGTGTCCCGGCTCCGTCCCAGCCCCACCACCTGCACCTGCAGCAATCCCCCTCGCTGATGGGGCAGCACTTCTTTGGAGTGACTGTCAAACAGGAGCCCAtgtccctctcctccagctgccccctctcctcccccaagcACCTGAAGAGTCCTCCAGGAAGCTGCATGGAGGGGATGGGCCACTGCGGTGCCTCTCTGACCAATATGGGGGGCCCTGGTGGGCAACGATGCCTGGACTCAGTCCCCTCCTCTGGAAGTCCCTCTGGCATGTCTGCCTTCCTCAGCCCCCAGTGCTCTCCTCAAGACTCGCCCATCGCCAAGACCTCCAGCAGCTCCCAGCCTTCCTCCCCCAACAACCCCTACCTGCTGTCACCGCCGCTGGGCAGAGACGGGTGTAGCCACTCCCTCAACCAGACCAGCACCAGGCCCCGCAACATGCAG ATTCAGCAGAAGAATGGAGGACAGGCTGTGAACTGCTCCTATCCCTCTGACCAGAgaggccttcagtcagtgttcccCAACTCGACCGACAACGGCCTGATCCACAGGGTCAACACTAAGGCTAAGAACCCAAACATGCAGCAGAAG CAACTGACTAGGAGTCAGCAGATGGATGAGCTTTTGGATGTGCTCATAGAGAGTGGAG AGATGCCAGCTAACgccagagaagagagggagaggtcctCTGTAACCAAAGTTGTGCCTCACATTACAGTTTCCCCCGGAACCACCTGCCTCGCCGTCCCAAAGTTCAACCAAAGACACTACGAACACCTGCCCCCCTCCCAGCTCAACTATGACCACACAGCCAATCACATTGCAGACAGCCACCTGGAGAACCTGCTGGGAAGCCCCCTAGGCCGAGGGGGCGAGGTCGCCCTTCTCAAGATGGCTGCCGAGGAagcaggggagggggaggagaggggtgatgGACCTGAGGGCTACCCCAGcaccaatcaccaccaccaccaccaccctcaccAACACCCCCACCAGGACAAACTTCTCCCCAACAGGGACCTGATGGAAACGCCAACGCCTCTATCTGCCATCCACCCCATCAACGCCAAAGTGTCATCCGTGGCCGAGGCACAGGGGATGGTCGGCATGACGTTCAGCGAGTCGCCGTGGGAGACGATGGAATGGCTGGACCTGACGCCCCCAAGCTCGGCTACGGGGTTCAACTCCGTCCCGGCCGCCGGGCCAAGCATTTTCAACACAGAGTTCCTGGATGTCACAGACATCAACCTGAATACAGCCATGGACCTTCATCTAGAGCACTGGTGA
- the LOC139376658 gene encoding myocardin isoform X9, which translates to MTLLGSEHSILIRSKFRSVNHGKFPKQEDSYAFEEDSSSDSLSPEQHHSDESQGSACPSSEAMGSTPSSSSSPALTSPKQGCQNRDPSDQSKEDGLSAANNGLSATPPIPVPAIVKSKTSDKNRHKKPKDVKPKVKKLKYHQYIPPDQKPEKSPPPMDSAYARLLQQQQLFLQLQILSQQKHAHTHSQHTHSQHTQAHAHQRQPSFSYQPLHQPVQAQKQSSEQLTVGSSSVTTNMINSSSSSPVKTTYSGQTSISPVKPGPLPPNLDDLKVSELRQQLRIRGMPVSGTKTALIERLRPFKDPTSSPSHSGSNDITTVTFPVTPTGSLSSYQSPSSSSALSQGGYYPYPSTSSTPPISPASSDLSRSGSLPDSFSDVPMSSPPQFGLQPSPAQLSSEEGLGGGGLSGAGLRGGEGGGMEGLEAEKDKMLVEKQKVIEELTWKLHQEQRQVEELKMQLHKRKRCHAATHEGVPAPSQPHHLHLQQSPSLMGQHFFGVTVKQEPMSLSSSCPLSSPKHLKSPPGSCMEGMGHCGASLTNMGGPGGQRCLDSVPSSGSPSGMSAFLSPQCSPQDSPIAKTSSSSQPSSPNNPYLLSPPLGRDGCSHSLNQTSTRPRNMQIQQKNGGQAVNCSYPSDQRGLQSVFPNSTDNGLIHRVNTKAKNPNMQQKMAILPSPRHVGQKCPVSTPAFCSSDSTAFDSRQPPCYEDAVKQQLTRSQQMDELLDVLIESGVSPGTTCLAVPKFNQRHYEHLPPSQLNYDHTANHIADSHLENLLGSPLGRGGEVALLKMAAEEAGEGEERGDGPEGYPSTNHHHHHHPHQHPHQDKLLPNRDLMETPTPLSAIHPINAKVSSVAEAQGMVGMTFSESPWETMEWLDLTPPSSATGFNSVPAAGPSIFNTEFLDVTDINLNTAMDLHLEHW; encoded by the exons tgaacCATGGGAAGTTTCCTAAGCAGGAGGATTCGTATGCGTTCGAGGAGGACAGCAGCAGTGACAGTCTGTCTCCAGAGCAACACCACAGTGACGAGTCCCAGGGGTCCGCATGCCCCTCCTCTGAGGCCATGGGcagcaccccctcctcctcctcatcaccagCCCTCACTAGCCCTAaacag GGGTGTCAGAACAGGGACCCGTCTGATCAGAGCAAGGAAGATGGCTTGTCTGCGGCTAACAATGGGCTGTCTGCCACCCCACCCATACCTGTCCCTGCCATAGTCAAG TCCAAGACATCGGACAAAAACCGCCACAAGAAGCCCAAAGACGTGAAGCCCAAGGTGAAGAAGCTGAAGTACCACCAGTACATCCCTCCGGACCAGAAGCCCGAGAAGTCTCCCCCTCCCATGGACTCAGCCTACGCCAGGCTACTGCAGCAACAACAGCTCTTCCTACAGCTGCAGATCCTCAGCCAgcagaaacacgcacacacacactcccagcatACACACTCCCAACACACACAGGCCCATGCACATCAACGGCAGCCTAGTTTCAGCTACCAGCCCCTGCACCAGCCAGTCCAAGCCCAAAA ACAATCCAGTGAGCAGCTGACGGTGGGTAGCTCCAGTGTTACTACTAACATGATCAACAGCAGCTCGTCGTCTCCAGTTAAGACCACATACTCTGGTCAAACCAGCATCTCACCAGTCAAACCTGGTCCTCTGCCACCTAACCTGGATGACCTGAAG GTGTCAGAGCTCAGGCAGCAGCTTCGTATCCGGGGCATGCCCGTCTCAGGCACCAAGACAGCCCTCATTGAGAGACTCCGCCCCTTTAAGGACCCCACCTCAAGCCCCTCGCATTCAGGCTCCAATGACATCACCACGGTCACCTTCCCTGTCACCCCCACGGGGTCCCTGTCCTCCTACcagtccccctcctcctccagcgCACTCTCCCAGGGGGGATATTACCCTTACCCCAGCACCTCCTCCACCCCACCCATCTCCCCCGCTTCCTCAGACCTCTCCCGTAGCGGCTCGCTCCCAGACAGCTTCAGCGACGTGCCCATGTCCTCTCCTCCACAGTTTGGCCTCCAGCCGTCCCCGGCCCAGCTCAGCTCTGAAGAAGGCCTGGGGGGAGGGGGTCTGAGTGGGGCAGGACTACGGGGAGGTgaaggtggagggatggagggtctGGAGGCAGAGAAGGATAAGATGTTGGTGGAGAAACAAAAAGTGATCGAGGAGCTGACGTGGAAGCTGCACCAGGAACAGAGACAG GTGGAGGAGCTCAAGATGCAGCTGCACAAGAGGAAGCGTTGCCATGCCGCCACACATGAGGGTGTCCCGGCTCCGTCCCAGCCCCACCACCTGCACCTGCAGCAATCCCCCTCGCTGATGGGGCAGCACTTCTTTGGAGTGACTGTCAAACAGGAGCCCAtgtccctctcctccagctgccccctctcctcccccaagcACCTGAAGAGTCCTCCAGGAAGCTGCATGGAGGGGATGGGCCACTGCGGTGCCTCTCTGACCAATATGGGGGGCCCTGGTGGGCAACGATGCCTGGACTCAGTCCCCTCCTCTGGAAGTCCCTCTGGCATGTCTGCCTTCCTCAGCCCCCAGTGCTCTCCTCAAGACTCGCCCATCGCCAAGACCTCCAGCAGCTCCCAGCCTTCCTCCCCCAACAACCCCTACCTGCTGTCACCGCCGCTGGGCAGAGACGGGTGTAGCCACTCCCTCAACCAGACCAGCACCAGGCCCCGCAACATGCAG ATTCAGCAGAAGAATGGAGGACAGGCTGTGAACTGCTCCTATCCCTCTGACCAGAgaggccttcagtcagtgttcccCAACTCGACCGACAACGGCCTGATCCACAGGGTCAACACTAAGGCTAAGAACCCAAACATGCAGCAGAAG ATGGCAATATTGCCCTCTCCCCGGCACGTTGGCCAAAAGTGCCCAGTCTCAACCCCGGCCTTCTGTAGCTCAGATTCAACTGCATTCGACTCTAGACAGCCCCCTTGCTATGAGGATGCAGTCAAGCAG CAACTGACTAGGAGTCAGCAGATGGATGAGCTTTTGGATGTGCTCATAGAGAGTGGAG TTTCCCCCGGAACCACCTGCCTCGCCGTCCCAAAGTTCAACCAAAGACACTACGAACACCTGCCCCCCTCCCAGCTCAACTATGACCACACAGCCAATCACATTGCAGACAGCCACCTGGAGAACCTGCTGGGAAGCCCCCTAGGCCGAGGGGGCGAGGTCGCCCTTCTCAAGATGGCTGCCGAGGAagcaggggagggggaggagaggggtgatgGACCTGAGGGCTACCCCAGcaccaatcaccaccaccaccaccaccctcaccAACACCCCCACCAGGACAAACTTCTCCCCAACAGGGACCTGATGGAAACGCCAACGCCTCTATCTGCCATCCACCCCATCAACGCCAAAGTGTCATCCGTGGCCGAGGCACAGGGGATGGTCGGCATGACGTTCAGCGAGTCGCCGTGGGAGACGATGGAATGGCTGGACCTGACGCCCCCAAGCTCGGCTACGGGGTTCAACTCCGTCCCGGCCGCCGGGCCAAGCATTTTCAACACAGAGTTCCTGGATGTCACAGACATCAACCTGAATACAGCCATGGACCTTCATCTAGAGCACTGGTGA
- the LOC139376658 gene encoding myocardin isoform X7 yields the protein MTLLGSEHSILIRSKFRSVLQLRLQQRRTREQLADQGIMPLNHGKFPKQEDSYAFEEDSSSDSLSPEQHHSDESQGSACPSSEAMGSTPSSSSSPALTSPKQGCQNRDPSDQSKEDGLSAANNGLSATPPIPVPAIVKSKTSDKNRHKKPKDVKPKVKKLKYHQYIPPDQKPEKSPPPMDSAYARLLQQQQLFLQLQILSQQKHAHTHSQHTHSQHTQAHAHQRQPSFSYQPLHQPVQAQKQSSEQLTVGSSSVTTNMINSSSSSPVKTTYSGQTSISPVKPGPLPPNLDDLKVSELRQQLRIRGMPVSGTKTALIERLRPFKDPTSSPSHSGSNDITTVTFPVTPTGSLSSYQSPSSSSALSQGGYYPYPSTSSTPPISPASSDLSRSGSLPDSFSDVPMSSPPQFGLQPSPAQLSSEEGLGGGGLSGAGLRGGEGGGMEGLEAEKDKMLVEKQKVIEELTWKLHQEQRQVEELKMQLHKRKRCHAATHEGVPAPSQPHHLHLQQSPSLMGQHFFGVTVKQEPMSLSSSCPLSSPKHLKSPPGSCMEGMGHCGASLTNMGGPGGQRCLDSVPSSGSPSGMSAFLSPQCSPQDSPIAKTSSSSQPSSPNNPYLLSPPLGRDGCSHSLNQTSTRPRNMQIQQKNGGQAVNCSYPSDQRGLQSVFPNSTDNGLIHRVNTKAKNPNMQQKMAILPSPRHVGQKCPVSTPAFCSSDSTAFDSRQPPCYEDAVKQQLTRSQQMDELLDVLIESGVSPGTTCLAVPKFNQRHYEHLPPSQLNYDHTANHIADSHLENLLGSPLGRGGEVALLKMAAEEAGEGEERGDGPEGYPSTNHHHHHHPHQHPHQDKLLPNRDLMETPTPLSAIHPINAKVSSVAEAQGMVGMTFSESPWETMEWLDLTPPSSATGFNSVPAAGPSIFNTEFLDVTDINLNTAMDLHLEHW from the exons tgaacCATGGGAAGTTTCCTAAGCAGGAGGATTCGTATGCGTTCGAGGAGGACAGCAGCAGTGACAGTCTGTCTCCAGAGCAACACCACAGTGACGAGTCCCAGGGGTCCGCATGCCCCTCCTCTGAGGCCATGGGcagcaccccctcctcctcctcatcaccagCCCTCACTAGCCCTAaacag GGGTGTCAGAACAGGGACCCGTCTGATCAGAGCAAGGAAGATGGCTTGTCTGCGGCTAACAATGGGCTGTCTGCCACCCCACCCATACCTGTCCCTGCCATAGTCAAG TCCAAGACATCGGACAAAAACCGCCACAAGAAGCCCAAAGACGTGAAGCCCAAGGTGAAGAAGCTGAAGTACCACCAGTACATCCCTCCGGACCAGAAGCCCGAGAAGTCTCCCCCTCCCATGGACTCAGCCTACGCCAGGCTACTGCAGCAACAACAGCTCTTCCTACAGCTGCAGATCCTCAGCCAgcagaaacacgcacacacacactcccagcatACACACTCCCAACACACACAGGCCCATGCACATCAACGGCAGCCTAGTTTCAGCTACCAGCCCCTGCACCAGCCAGTCCAAGCCCAAAA ACAATCCAGTGAGCAGCTGACGGTGGGTAGCTCCAGTGTTACTACTAACATGATCAACAGCAGCTCGTCGTCTCCAGTTAAGACCACATACTCTGGTCAAACCAGCATCTCACCAGTCAAACCTGGTCCTCTGCCACCTAACCTGGATGACCTGAAG GTGTCAGAGCTCAGGCAGCAGCTTCGTATCCGGGGCATGCCCGTCTCAGGCACCAAGACAGCCCTCATTGAGAGACTCCGCCCCTTTAAGGACCCCACCTCAAGCCCCTCGCATTCAGGCTCCAATGACATCACCACGGTCACCTTCCCTGTCACCCCCACGGGGTCCCTGTCCTCCTACcagtccccctcctcctccagcgCACTCTCCCAGGGGGGATATTACCCTTACCCCAGCACCTCCTCCACCCCACCCATCTCCCCCGCTTCCTCAGACCTCTCCCGTAGCGGCTCGCTCCCAGACAGCTTCAGCGACGTGCCCATGTCCTCTCCTCCACAGTTTGGCCTCCAGCCGTCCCCGGCCCAGCTCAGCTCTGAAGAAGGCCTGGGGGGAGGGGGTCTGAGTGGGGCAGGACTACGGGGAGGTgaaggtggagggatggagggtctGGAGGCAGAGAAGGATAAGATGTTGGTGGAGAAACAAAAAGTGATCGAGGAGCTGACGTGGAAGCTGCACCAGGAACAGAGACAG GTGGAGGAGCTCAAGATGCAGCTGCACAAGAGGAAGCGTTGCCATGCCGCCACACATGAGGGTGTCCCGGCTCCGTCCCAGCCCCACCACCTGCACCTGCAGCAATCCCCCTCGCTGATGGGGCAGCACTTCTTTGGAGTGACTGTCAAACAGGAGCCCAtgtccctctcctccagctgccccctctcctcccccaagcACCTGAAGAGTCCTCCAGGAAGCTGCATGGAGGGGATGGGCCACTGCGGTGCCTCTCTGACCAATATGGGGGGCCCTGGTGGGCAACGATGCCTGGACTCAGTCCCCTCCTCTGGAAGTCCCTCTGGCATGTCTGCCTTCCTCAGCCCCCAGTGCTCTCCTCAAGACTCGCCCATCGCCAAGACCTCCAGCAGCTCCCAGCCTTCCTCCCCCAACAACCCCTACCTGCTGTCACCGCCGCTGGGCAGAGACGGGTGTAGCCACTCCCTCAACCAGACCAGCACCAGGCCCCGCAACATGCAG ATTCAGCAGAAGAATGGAGGACAGGCTGTGAACTGCTCCTATCCCTCTGACCAGAgaggccttcagtcagtgttcccCAACTCGACCGACAACGGCCTGATCCACAGGGTCAACACTAAGGCTAAGAACCCAAACATGCAGCAGAAG ATGGCAATATTGCCCTCTCCCCGGCACGTTGGCCAAAAGTGCCCAGTCTCAACCCCGGCCTTCTGTAGCTCAGATTCAACTGCATTCGACTCTAGACAGCCCCCTTGCTATGAGGATGCAGTCAAGCAG CAACTGACTAGGAGTCAGCAGATGGATGAGCTTTTGGATGTGCTCATAGAGAGTGGAG TTTCCCCCGGAACCACCTGCCTCGCCGTCCCAAAGTTCAACCAAAGACACTACGAACACCTGCCCCCCTCCCAGCTCAACTATGACCACACAGCCAATCACATTGCAGACAGCCACCTGGAGAACCTGCTGGGAAGCCCCCTAGGCCGAGGGGGCGAGGTCGCCCTTCTCAAGATGGCTGCCGAGGAagcaggggagggggaggagaggggtgatgGACCTGAGGGCTACCCCAGcaccaatcaccaccaccaccaccaccctcaccAACACCCCCACCAGGACAAACTTCTCCCCAACAGGGACCTGATGGAAACGCCAACGCCTCTATCTGCCATCCACCCCATCAACGCCAAAGTGTCATCCGTGGCCGAGGCACAGGGGATGGTCGGCATGACGTTCAGCGAGTCGCCGTGGGAGACGATGGAATGGCTGGACCTGACGCCCCCAAGCTCGGCTACGGGGTTCAACTCCGTCCCGGCCGCCGGGCCAAGCATTTTCAACACAGAGTTCCTGGATGTCACAGACATCAACCTGAATACAGCCATGGACCTTCATCTAGAGCACTGGTGA